The proteins below come from a single Candidatus Glassbacteria bacterium genomic window:
- a CDS encoding efflux RND transporter periplasmic adaptor subunit, which produces MILINNQGDIMQKLLFWILAVAIAASGLACRDSGGSHTDGSPDEHGHGGEAVAVTLWTDRTELFMEYPPLVAGQPVSLVVHLTALETFEPVRSGTLTVELTDGGKRYEVVSREPARTGIYLPEITVPAAGTYRLNLHIESEQVDDRIEVGEVQVYQSENLVPHADEAAANGEEVSFLKEQQWQIEFQTALPQIKSLNASVKARGEILPAFDKHARVPALAAGFVDPVLNAGAPQAGEWVEKGQTLVTITPSASSKAGFAGIRGEYLRAKAEYVRAERLLAREAVPERRLDEARLRFEVAGAAYRAVTGGEPSSSDGTGQLNFTIRSPLAGVVDRVGFELGEEVTPGQPLFTVTDPHRVRLEVMLPITLYGRVDSITDAVFSIESSGDKFVVSELNGKLLSVGQWVNRQSRTVPVVFEMDNPERRLKINMFAEVSLYTGQTVEALSIPDSAILDDNGQPIVYVQAGGESFVRREIETGVSDRGFTQVLDGIGPNDRVVTAGAYQVKLASLTSIVPSGHGHAH; this is translated from the coding sequence ATGATTCTAATAAACAATCAGGGTGATATCATGCAAAAGCTTTTATTCTGGATACTGGCGGTAGCTATTGCCGCGAGCGGATTGGCCTGCCGGGACAGCGGGGGGAGTCATACTGACGGCTCACCTGACGAACACGGCCACGGCGGTGAAGCGGTTGCTGTCACCCTCTGGACCGACAGGACCGAGTTGTTTATGGAGTACCCGCCACTGGTGGCTGGCCAGCCGGTGAGCCTGGTAGTCCACCTCACTGCTCTCGAAACGTTTGAGCCGGTGCGCTCCGGTACTCTCACGGTAGAATTAACCGATGGCGGAAAGCGCTATGAAGTGGTCAGCCGCGAGCCCGCACGAACGGGAATCTATTTGCCCGAGATTACCGTGCCAGCCGCTGGAACTTACCGGCTGAACCTTCACATTGAAAGCGAACAGGTCGATGACAGGATCGAAGTGGGCGAGGTTCAGGTTTATCAAAGCGAAAACCTGGTGCCTCATGCGGATGAAGCAGCGGCGAATGGCGAGGAAGTAAGCTTCCTCAAGGAGCAACAGTGGCAGATCGAGTTCCAAACGGCTTTACCACAAATCAAATCCCTCAACGCGTCGGTCAAGGCACGTGGGGAAATCCTGCCCGCCTTCGACAAGCATGCCCGGGTGCCGGCTTTGGCCGCAGGATTTGTCGATCCGGTTTTGAACGCGGGCGCTCCCCAGGCCGGGGAATGGGTTGAAAAGGGCCAAACGTTGGTCACGATTACTCCTTCCGCATCATCAAAGGCTGGTTTCGCGGGTATCCGCGGCGAGTACCTGCGGGCCAAAGCGGAGTACGTGCGGGCCGAGCGTCTGTTGGCCCGCGAGGCTGTCCCTGAGCGCCGTCTAGACGAGGCCAGACTCAGGTTCGAGGTCGCCGGGGCGGCCTACCGGGCTGTCACGGGCGGCGAACCATCCAGTAGTGACGGTACCGGTCAACTCAACTTCACCATTCGCTCCCCCCTGGCCGGAGTTGTGGACAGGGTAGGATTCGAGCTGGGTGAGGAAGTTACTCCCGGCCAGCCATTGTTCACGGTCACCGACCCACACCGGGTCAGGCTGGAAGTGATGCTTCCGATCACACTCTATGGCCGGGTGGACAGTATCACCGATGCGGTATTCAGTATCGAGAGCAGCGGGGATAAATTCGTGGTGAGTGAACTCAACGGAAAACTCCTGTCGGTGGGGCAGTGGGTGAACCGTCAATCGCGGACCGTGCCGGTGGTGTTCGAAATGGACAACCCGGAAAGAAGACTGAAAATAAACATGTTCGCAGAGGTATCGCTATATACGGGACAGACCGTGGAAGCCTTGTCAATTCCCGATTCGGCAATTCTGGACGATAACGGTCAGCCGATAGTTTACGTCCAAGCCGGGGGAGAGTCGTTTGTCAGAAGAGAAATCGAAACCGGTGTCAGTGACAGGGGATTCACGCAGGTGCTGGACGGGATCGGCCCGAATGATCGGGTGGTGACCGCCGGAGCCTACCAGGTCAAACTGGCTTCGTTGACCAGCATTGTGCCCAGCGGGCACGGACACGCCCACTGA
- a CDS encoding TolC family protein, translating into MRKYYVSVLLVLSVFICGGTVQAEKITMDQAVERALRLNPALGIQSFAIEQARAELQTRSLLPNPSLNYDREELDLNGIDGGEWIIAAEMPLNFLWRRGPRIGEAEALLEAENFGLDNKRELVRFQTRRLYLAAHYVSLELEARQKSTDLLLDIKRKSQLLKAEGDISGYDQRRIAFEVLRAERDFVAAENELTRHESNLSLLVYRDNLEMKVETEDSFAGKLPGLIVDKLVSAALERRGDLQRARARIAASGAAVQAARRAALPGVNLGLGYKRQIDGFEGPVGRLSVELPLFNRNQGTVAGNQARLDAAKLTVTTLERQIEAEIMVACQSYNRLRTQLAEYRQTIPENSEAMVETAKFSYMEGEISLIELIDAVRTYTEDATLRYGLLRDTYLGLYRLEYLTGGELQ; encoded by the coding sequence ATGCGGAAATACTATGTTTCCGTTCTGCTGGTCCTGTCCGTATTTATCTGCGGGGGAACGGTACAAGCGGAAAAGATCACAATGGACCAGGCGGTTGAGCGGGCGCTTAGACTCAACCCGGCGCTTGGTATCCAGAGTTTTGCAATCGAGCAGGCACGGGCTGAGTTGCAGACCCGATCACTTCTCCCAAATCCTTCTCTCAACTATGATCGCGAGGAACTCGATCTTAACGGTATCGATGGCGGCGAGTGGATTATTGCCGCCGAAATGCCGCTCAATTTCCTCTGGCGGCGCGGTCCCCGTATCGGTGAAGCCGAAGCTCTTTTGGAAGCTGAAAACTTCGGTCTAGACAACAAGAGGGAACTTGTCCGCTTCCAGACCCGCCGGCTTTACCTGGCTGCTCACTACGTCAGCCTGGAACTCGAAGCCCGCCAAAAGTCCACTGATTTACTGCTCGATATCAAGCGCAAATCCCAGTTGCTGAAAGCCGAGGGAGATATCAGCGGGTACGATCAGCGCCGGATCGCATTCGAGGTTTTGCGGGCCGAGCGTGACTTCGTAGCGGCTGAAAATGAACTGACCCGGCATGAGTCAAACCTGAGCCTGTTGGTTTATCGGGATAACCTTGAGATGAAAGTGGAAACTGAGGATTCGTTCGCTGGCAAATTGCCAGGGCTTATTGTGGATAAGCTGGTATCCGCCGCTCTCGAACGCAGGGGCGACCTTCAGCGCGCCCGTGCCCGGATTGCAGCCTCCGGGGCTGCCGTGCAGGCTGCCCGCAGGGCTGCCCTGCCGGGAGTGAATTTAGGATTAGGATACAAGCGTCAGATTGACGGATTCGAGGGACCGGTGGGTAGATTGAGCGTGGAACTGCCCCTGTTCAACAGAAACCAGGGAACGGTAGCAGGTAATCAGGCTCGTCTCGATGCGGCCAAACTGACGGTAACGACCCTTGAGCGACAAATCGAGGCAGAAATCATGGTGGCCTGTCAGAGTTACAACAGGCTGAGAACTCAACTGGCCGAATACAGGCAGACCATACCCGAAAACTCGGAGGCAATGGTAGAGACAGCGAAGTTCTCATACATGGAGGGGGAAATATCCCTTATCGAACTGATCGACGCGGTAAGAACTTACACCGAAGACGCCACTTTACGTTACGGACTGCTCAGGGACACTTACCTCGGCCTCTACCGGCTCGAATATCTGACCGGCGGTGAGCTGCAATGA
- a CDS encoding glycine cleavage system protein H has product MECVKTEAKSVLKNSAMEKAMVILLVLMTAALFVSIELIRDYRAKNQDRVRISPEISALSPVADTASETLKTIKEPEGLFYSPTHTWAFLEMNGKVKIGIDNFLQRIIGEIDKIEVCCSQENTAKGSPAITLKSGGRFLKTRIPIDGVIEAVNEKVLNNPGILLSDSYKDGWILSLNPTSFLANIRSMIFGKNAQYWLSSEMEKLKTILTQHPSAKPVSFQTMCDGGLPVLGVSGLIDDKLWETIKKEFFGDEN; this is encoded by the coding sequence ATGGAATGCGTAAAAACCGAAGCCAAATCTGTGTTAAAAAATTCTGCAATGGAGAAGGCAATGGTTATTCTGCTTGTACTGATGACAGCTGCGTTATTTGTATCAATAGAACTGATCCGAGATTACCGGGCAAAAAACCAGGACCGGGTGAGAATTTCCCCTGAAATATCGGCGCTTTCCCCGGTGGCGGATACCGCATCTGAAACATTGAAAACAATCAAGGAGCCCGAAGGATTGTTTTACAGCCCGACTCATACATGGGCTTTCCTCGAAATGAATGGGAAAGTAAAAATTGGTATAGATAATTTCCTTCAACGAATCATTGGGGAAATAGATAAAATCGAGGTCTGTTGTTCCCAGGAAAATACAGCTAAAGGTTCACCGGCCATTACGCTGAAAAGTGGAGGACGGTTTCTTAAAACAAGAATTCCAATCGATGGCGTAATCGAAGCAGTAAATGAAAAGGTCCTGAACAATCCGGGGATATTACTCAGCGATTCCTACAAGGATGGCTGGATTCTAAGCCTGAATCCGACCAGCTTTTTAGCAAACATACGTTCCATGATTTTCGGAAAAAATGCGCAATATTGGCTTTCCAGTGAGATGGAAAAATTGAAAACTATTCTTACTCAGCATCCATCAGCCAAACCTGTCTCCTTCCAAACCATGTGTGATGGCGGTCTGCCCGTACTGGGTGTAAGTGGCTTAATCGATGACAAGCTCTGGGAAACAATTAAAAAAGAATTTTTCGGAGACGAGAATTAA
- a CDS encoding 4Fe-4S dicluster domain-containing protein produces the protein MDRKMFFKTLQLSVGATLLCNQVGAAETVDSEKSNLLGLLIDTTRCLGCRACEFACAEANGLPEPDDDESVLDNQRKTSETQLTVINRCETDAGEVFVKKQCMHCVQPACTAACLTKAMYKTSEGPVIWRGEKCMGCRFCMISCPFDIPKFEYNSAVPKILKCRMCFDRLQKGEQPACVENCFGDEALLFGNRSDLLQTARSRICSEPEKYISHIYGEHEVGGTECLYLASVPFEKLGFRNDLGTKPFPELTKQFLYTVPVVVTLLPPFLLALSRAYGPEKNHKEGEE, from the coding sequence ATGGATAGAAAAATGTTTTTTAAAACCTTACAACTTTCCGTTGGCGCAACCCTGTTATGCAACCAGGTTGGAGCGGCTGAGACAGTGGATAGTGAAAAGTCAAATTTACTGGGATTGCTGATTGATACGACCCGGTGTCTGGGTTGCAGGGCTTGCGAATTCGCTTGTGCAGAGGCAAATGGCTTGCCGGAGCCTGATGATGATGAATCGGTATTGGATAACCAGCGTAAGACATCGGAAACACAGTTGACGGTGATAAACAGGTGCGAAACTGATGCCGGCGAAGTTTTTGTAAAAAAGCAATGCATGCATTGTGTTCAACCAGCATGCACAGCCGCATGTCTTACCAAGGCAATGTATAAAACCAGTGAAGGACCGGTTATCTGGCGCGGGGAAAAGTGCATGGGTTGCCGCTTCTGCATGATATCCTGCCCTTTCGATATACCAAAATTCGAGTATAACAGCGCAGTTCCCAAAATACTTAAATGCAGAATGTGTTTTGATCGTCTCCAGAAAGGAGAGCAACCGGCCTGTGTGGAAAACTGTTTTGGGGATGAAGCTCTTCTCTTCGGCAATAGAAGCGATCTTCTGCAGACTGCAAGAAGCCGGATATGCAGTGAACCTGAAAAATACATTAGCCACATTTACGGAGAACATGAAGTAGGAGGTACAGAATGTCTTTATCTGGCCTCTGTTCCTTTTGAGAAACTGGGATTCAGAAATGACCTTGGCACGAAACCGTTTCCAGAGCTTACCAAACAATTCCTATATACAGTTCCCGTTGTCGTTACCCTTCTTCCGCCTTTTCTGCTTGCATTGAGCCGTGCTTACGGACCAGAAAAAAACCATAAAGAAGGCGAGGAATGA
- the hybB gene encoding Ni/Fe-hydrogenase cytochrome b subunit → MNGKELKLSELSRETISRELSRFFKFMLSELKPKGKLLTPFNVIAGFILMLGAVLLVIRFTKGLGSITNLSQEYPWGLWIGFDVVTGVAFAGGAYVVTFLVYILRIEKYHPIARVTILNGFLAYVFYAGALLLDLGRPWNVINPIIGNSFGVSSVLFLVAWHFMLYMIAEFIEFSPVIAEWLGWKRIRKLLVSLTLGAVIMGITLSTLHQSGLGALYLMAKNKVHPLWYSEFIPILFFVSSIFAGLSMVIFEGTLSHKVFKDQISSRHRDSHKNIVLGLAKICAATMFVYLFLKLLVFLHDRNWLLLNTPMGYWYLLEIVGFVLLPCICFLYGFKRVSMPLIQKAAILTLVGIILNRLNISIIAFKWYESVRYYPTWMEVEVTLAVVVAEILVYRWIINRMPVLQEIPQWAIDKARQKRKEEMVSGERPDILIDSGAK, encoded by the coding sequence ATGAACGGGAAAGAGCTTAAACTTTCAGAACTCAGCAGGGAAACAATCAGCAGGGAATTAAGCAGATTTTTCAAATTCATGCTCAGCGAATTGAAACCTAAAGGCAAGCTTCTGACTCCGTTCAATGTAATCGCCGGTTTCATCCTCATGTTGGGAGCTGTTCTGCTTGTAATTCGCTTTACCAAGGGTCTTGGTTCCATTACCAATCTTTCTCAAGAATACCCTTGGGGTTTATGGATCGGATTTGATGTGGTTACCGGTGTCGCATTCGCCGGGGGAGCCTATGTCGTTACGTTTTTAGTCTACATCCTAAGAATAGAGAAGTATCATCCGATTGCAAGGGTCACCATACTCAACGGCTTCCTCGCCTATGTATTTTATGCCGGTGCACTCCTTCTTGACCTCGGTCGTCCTTGGAACGTGATCAATCCGATAATCGGTAACTCATTCGGGGTGAGTTCCGTGCTTTTTCTCGTCGCCTGGCATTTCATGCTCTATATGATTGCGGAGTTTATCGAGTTTTCACCAGTAATTGCAGAATGGCTCGGGTGGAAGAGAATAAGAAAACTGCTTGTCTCGCTCACTCTCGGTGCAGTAATTATGGGGATTACTCTTTCAACGCTTCACCAGTCAGGTCTGGGTGCGCTTTATCTGATGGCCAAGAATAAGGTGCATCCGCTCTGGTATTCGGAGTTCATCCCGATCCTTTTCTTTGTCTCAAGCATATTTGCGGGCTTGTCGATGGTGATCTTCGAGGGAACCCTCAGCCATAAAGTGTTTAAAGACCAAATATCATCCAGGCATCGCGATTCTCATAAAAACATAGTTCTCGGGCTGGCAAAGATCTGCGCAGCCACCATGTTTGTTTACTTGTTTTTGAAGCTGCTGGTTTTTTTGCACGACCGAAACTGGTTATTGCTTAACACTCCAATGGGTTACTGGTATCTGTTGGAAATTGTGGGATTTGTTCTGTTGCCCTGTATATGCTTTTTGTACGGATTTAAGCGCGTGAGCATGCCTTTAATCCAAAAGGCAGCAATTCTTACTTTGGTCGGGATCATTCTAAACAGGCTAAATATCTCAATCATTGCCTTTAAATGGTATGAATCGGTGAGATATTACCCCACCTGGATGGAAGTGGAAGTTACTCTGGCCGTTGTAGTGGCTGAAATTCTGGTTTACAGATGGATCATTAACAGAATGCCTGTTCTCCAGGAAATCCCTCAATGGGCGATAGATAAAGCCAGGCAAAAGCGGAAAGAAGAAATGGTTTCCGGAGAACGTCCTGATATCCTGATAGATTCGGGTGCGAAATGA
- a CDS encoding glycine cleavage system protein H, which produces MESFSSVDIFATKGLEYLLVIGYLMVLVVFWKFLNRPSLELQGAAALGEIEKPNSSWFQLADGFYFHQGHSWAVPVTKDVVKVGVDDFAQKLLGQPESIELPEQGSRIEQGGKGWGFKIDSRFIDMLSPVNGEILDVNEEVLKSPELICTEPYGKGWLMKVKVSNMRNNLNNLISGKLAFAWLEETINKLRVRLVGDLGTVLQDGGTPLSGFVKNLSPEKWDEIAREFLLVE; this is translated from the coding sequence ATGGAAAGCTTTTCTTCCGTAGACATCTTTGCCACTAAAGGCCTGGAATATTTGCTGGTTATCGGGTATTTGATGGTACTTGTAGTATTCTGGAAATTTCTTAACAGGCCCTCTTTGGAACTACAGGGTGCCGCAGCGCTCGGAGAGATTGAAAAACCAAACAGTTCGTGGTTTCAACTTGCAGACGGATTCTACTTCCACCAGGGCCATAGCTGGGCAGTGCCAGTAACAAAAGATGTGGTGAAAGTAGGAGTGGATGACTTTGCGCAGAAATTGCTCGGTCAACCGGAATCCATAGAACTGCCGGAACAGGGTTCTCGGATTGAACAAGGAGGTAAAGGTTGGGGCTTCAAGATCGATTCAAGGTTTATCGATATGCTGTCGCCTGTTAACGGCGAAATTCTTGATGTTAATGAGGAAGTCCTCAAATCCCCGGAATTAATCTGCACGGAACCGTACGGGAAAGGCTGGCTGATGAAAGTGAAAGTCTCCAATATGCGGAATAACTTAAATAATTTAATCTCCGGAAAACTGGCCTTCGCCTGGCTGGAGGAAACCATCAATAAACTCCGAGTAAGGTTAGTCGGCGATCTGGGAACGGTTTTACAGGATGGAGGGACACCGCTAAGCGGATTTGTCAAAAATCTCTCCCCGGAGAAATGGGATGAGATCGCCCGGGAATTTCTCCTGGTCGAATAA
- a CDS encoding glycine cleavage system protein H, with amino-acid sequence MIDRKRKEKNVHRLDNRCIWMQAGMITYKLCSLDFCCEDCELDRVLRGHNESAGQEESGLIFPAIKALTFEEIVGETGLLNLYDYSLIRLVYNSFPSILYSPEVQYLPSHLWIFRSKKNTIRIGLDDFIGRCLEPIEQIVFPIMKNYLKEKTAICRLFFGDWNICFHSPVSGRITAINRIALQENPNALQKDSHRKGWLVEIQPDRDKLPHSFVEGLENIKQWYNKVFLEIFQGISELIGQPGYNTGATIADGGRMVNHFRQAIGKENYIRLLKKILMHN; translated from the coding sequence ATGATTGACAGGAAGAGAAAAGAAAAGAATGTACATCGGTTGGACAACAGATGTATCTGGATGCAGGCGGGGATGATTACATATAAATTATGTTCCCTCGATTTCTGCTGTGAAGATTGCGAGCTGGATAGAGTGCTCAGGGGCCATAATGAGTCTGCCGGTCAGGAGGAATCCGGTCTTATATTTCCAGCAATAAAAGCATTGACATTTGAAGAGATCGTTGGTGAAACAGGCTTATTGAATCTATATGATTATTCGTTGATTCGCCTCGTCTATAACAGTTTCCCAAGCATTCTCTATTCCCCCGAGGTACAATATCTCCCTTCACATCTCTGGATCTTCAGAAGTAAAAAAAATACAATCAGAATAGGTCTTGACGATTTTATCGGCAGGTGCTTGGAACCGATTGAGCAGATTGTTTTTCCGATTATGAAAAATTATCTCAAGGAAAAAACTGCAATTTGCCGGTTATTTTTCGGTGATTGGAATATTTGTTTTCATTCTCCTGTCTCTGGCCGGATTACTGCAATTAACAGGATTGCTCTCCAGGAGAATCCGAATGCTCTTCAAAAAGATTCCCATCGCAAAGGCTGGCTGGTAGAAATACAACCCGATAGAGATAAGTTACCTCACTCCTTTGTTGAAGGTCTAGAAAATATAAAACAGTGGTACAACAAAGTTTTTCTGGAAATTTTTCAAGGCATTTCTGAGTTAATCGGTCAGCCGGGATATAATACCGGGGCAACAATTGCCGATGGAGGCAGGATGGTTAACCATTTCAGACAAGCGATCGGGAAGGAAAATTATATCCGGTTATTAAAAAAAATACTGATGCATAACTGA
- a CDS encoding HAMP domain-containing protein — MIKAFIFRQLSTRLFILLIILLIGSLSVYTYLNIKVQKEHLMENVIANADRASELILRSTRYSMLLNRKEDVYQIIRTVGEASGFDGIRIYNKTGEIIFSTDRNEPGHKVDMNAEACNICHGESAPHKAISSSLATRIFQSAKGYRVLGLISPIRNENDCSSASCHAHPASQTILGVLDVKMSLESADEAIAESERKTIIFFLVTILAVALVSGIFIWRMVHTPVKQLILGTRALSEGNLEHRIQINSSNEIGELSRSFNKMAEDLQNARNETTNWSNTLSQKVKERTEELQEAQGHIIQVEKMASLGKLSAIMAHEINNPLAGILIYTKLILKKLDTYKSPQGNQSDFKKYLTLIENETSRCGNIVKNLLLFARKSSTEFKKEDLAGIIDKSTQLIKHHLAIQNIQFHKQLPENSVYINCNANRLQQALVALLINAVESMDSGGNLSLEMQLCKANKFTEIKISDTGHGIRKELIPNIFEPFFTTKQKGKGVGLGLSVVYGIVKDHNGDIQVVSEVNKGTTFTLLLPVDTEPSSIGEESTVEAQSKYHEKE; from the coding sequence ATGATTAAAGCATTCATTTTCCGGCAGCTTAGTACTCGTCTTTTCATTTTGCTTATTATCCTGTTAATCGGGTCGCTTTCTGTTTACACCTATCTGAATATAAAGGTACAGAAAGAACACCTGATGGAGAATGTTATCGCCAATGCCGACAGGGCAAGCGAACTTATCCTTCGTTCCACCCGTTACAGCATGCTTCTTAACAGGAAGGAAGATGTCTATCAGATTATTCGAACAGTGGGCGAGGCCTCCGGCTTCGATGGAATCCGAATTTACAATAAAACCGGCGAAATAATATTTTCAACCGATCGGAACGAGCCGGGACATAAAGTCGACATGAACGCCGAAGCATGTAATATCTGCCACGGCGAAAGTGCTCCCCATAAAGCCATTTCTTCAAGCCTGGCAACACGAATATTCCAGTCAGCGAAGGGTTACAGGGTATTGGGATTAATCAGTCCCATTCGGAATGAAAATGACTGCTCATCCGCGAGCTGCCATGCTCACCCGGCTTCCCAAACGATCCTCGGCGTCCTGGATGTCAAGATGTCGCTAGAGTCAGCAGATGAAGCGATCGCCGAAAGCGAGAGGAAGACGATCATCTTTTTTCTGGTGACCATATTGGCAGTGGCCCTGGTTTCGGGAATCTTCATCTGGCGAATGGTGCATACTCCTGTCAAACAATTGATTCTCGGCACACGAGCTCTGTCCGAGGGAAACCTTGAGCATCGCATTCAAATCAACAGTTCCAATGAAATAGGCGAATTGTCTCGTTCCTTCAATAAGATGGCAGAGGATCTGCAAAATGCCCGGAATGAAACAACCAACTGGTCGAACACGCTGTCCCAAAAGGTAAAAGAGAGGACCGAAGAGTTGCAGGAAGCGCAGGGCCATATCATTCAAGTTGAAAAAATGGCCTCACTTGGCAAATTATCCGCTATCATGGCCCACGAAATTAATAACCCGCTGGCTGGTATCCTCATTTATACAAAGCTAATCCTGAAAAAACTGGATACCTATAAATCACCTCAGGGGAATCAAAGTGATTTTAAAAAATATCTCACTCTTATTGAAAATGAAACCAGCCGCTGCGGAAATATTGTAAAGAACCTGCTGCTGTTCGCCCGGAAAAGCAGTACCGAGTTTAAAAAAGAGGACCTCGCCGGCATCATCGATAAAAGCACTCAGCTCATAAAGCATCACCTTGCTATCCAAAATATTCAATTTCATAAGCAACTACCGGAAAATTCGGTATATATCAACTGTAACGCTAATCGGCTTCAGCAGGCTTTGGTGGCCTTGCTCATCAATGCGGTAGAATCTATGGACTCGGGTGGTAACTTGAGCTTGGAAATGCAATTATGCAAGGCCAATAAGTTTACCGAGATAAAAATATCCGACACAGGGCATGGGATCAGGAAGGAGCTCATTCCCAATATTTTCGAACCGTTCTTCACCACAAAACAAAAAGGCAAAGGGGTCGGATTGGGATTATCGGTGGTCTATGGGATTGTCAAAGATCATAACGGAGATATTCAAGTGGTTTCCGAAGTAAATAAAGGGACAACTTTTACTCTTCTCCTACCGGTTGATACCGAGCCATCTTCCATCGGGGAAGAATCAACAGTCGAAGCACAGAGTAAATACCATGAAAAAGAGTGA
- a CDS encoding sigma-54-dependent Fis family transcriptional regulator: MKKSENYRILVVDDEFSVRDSLYNWFREDGYEVETAENAQEALKKFQEKSFDIALLDIKMPGIDGIELQKRINSIAGDTIIIIITAFASVRTAVQALKEGAFDYITKPFDPDELSHLIKNACNQRKLKAANIQLKEQLQELAGFEDIIGESPAMQQVFELVDTVSKTDSNVMIRGDSGTGKELVAKAIHRKSNRMYFPIITVNCGAVAEGLMESELFGHEKGAFTGAHYKRKGKFEMADGGTIFFDEIGNISMKMQMELLRVIETKQITRVGGNDTLHVDFRLICATNQNLEKELQNGNFRDDIYYRLNVFTVKLPSLRERRSDIPLLVTHFIKKYSDVMNKDISGIESQALDTLVKYNWPGNVRELENAIERAIVVVKGNLITLSDLSFQFDSFSEKSASESLADLEKKHIAEILKSTGWNISQSANILKIDRGTLYNKIKKYKLTDKN, encoded by the coding sequence ATGAAAAAGAGTGAAAACTATCGGATCCTTGTTGTGGACGACGAATTTTCTGTCCGCGATTCTCTTTATAATTGGTTCCGCGAGGACGGATACGAGGTCGAAACAGCTGAAAACGCCCAGGAAGCATTAAAAAAATTCCAGGAGAAATCTTTCGACATCGCTCTTTTGGATATCAAGATGCCTGGTATCGACGGCATTGAATTACAGAAAAGAATAAATTCAATCGCTGGTGATACAATTATTATAATTATCACCGCTTTCGCCTCTGTAAGGACTGCTGTCCAAGCTCTTAAGGAAGGTGCATTTGATTATATTACAAAACCCTTCGATCCAGACGAATTAAGTCATCTGATAAAAAATGCCTGTAACCAGCGAAAACTGAAAGCGGCAAATATTCAGCTAAAGGAACAGTTGCAGGAACTGGCCGGTTTCGAAGATATAATCGGCGAGAGTCCCGCGATGCAACAGGTGTTCGAGTTGGTGGACACTGTATCGAAAACTGATTCCAACGTGATGATCCGGGGAGATAGCGGAACAGGCAAGGAATTGGTTGCCAAGGCAATCCACAGAAAAAGCAATAGGATGTATTTCCCAATAATAACTGTCAATTGTGGTGCGGTGGCGGAAGGTCTTATGGAAAGCGAGCTGTTTGGCCACGAAAAAGGAGCGTTCACTGGCGCCCATTATAAGCGTAAAGGTAAATTCGAAATGGCGGATGGAGGGACTATTTTCTTCGATGAAATCGGTAATATCAGCATGAAAATGCAGATGGAATTGCTGCGTGTTATTGAAACAAAACAGATTACACGCGTCGGAGGGAACGACACTCTGCATGTGGATTTCAGGCTAATCTGTGCAACCAACCAAAATCTCGAAAAAGAATTGCAGAACGGCAATTTCAGGGATGATATTTATTACCGGCTCAATGTTTTTACAGTTAAACTACCCTCTCTCAGAGAACGGCGCTCCGACATTCCCCTCCTGGTAACTCACTTCATAAAGAAATATAGTGATGTGATGAATAAGGATATTTCAGGAATTGAGTCCCAGGCTCTAGATACCCTGGTAAAGTACAACTGGCCGGGAAATGTAAGAGAACTTGAGAATGCTATTGAAAGGGCCATAGTTGTCGTTAAGGGCAATCTGATTACCCTCAGCGATCTCAGTTTTCAATTTGACAGCTTTTCTGAAAAGTCAGCCAGTGAATCTCTTGCTGATCTGGAGAAAAAACATATCGCTGAAATTCTTAAATCGACAGGTTGGAATATTTCCCAATCAGCCAATATTTTGAAAATCGATCGTGGGACTCTGTATAATAAAATTAAGAAATACAAACTAACAGACAAGAACTAA